In one Paramormyrops kingsleyae isolate MSU_618 chromosome 18, PKINGS_0.4, whole genome shotgun sequence genomic region, the following are encoded:
- the coro6 gene encoding coronin-6: protein MSRSIVRQSKFRHVFGQAAKAEQSYDDIRVSKVTWDSSFSAVNPKFLAVIVESSGGGAILVLPLSKTGRLDKNYPLVAGHSGPVLDIDWCPHNDNILASCSEDCTAMVWQITDHTPVRHLTEPVVILEGHSKRVGIISWHPTARNILLTAGSDNLIIIWNVGTGEPLISMDDHPDLIYSVCWNRNGSLFCTTCKDRRLRVCDPRKGDVVAERLAPHEGIRPMRAIFTREGNIFTTGFTRMSQRELGLWDPTSFEEPIALLEMDTSNGVLLPFYDADTNIVYLCGKGDSSIRYFEITDEHPYVHYLSTYSSKEPQRGMGFMPKRGVDVSKCEIARLYKLHERKCEPIMMTVPRKSDLFQDDLYPDTAGPEPALEPEEWLAGRDEGPVLVSLREGYVPPKSRELKVARKNILDSRPVPRRTMSSCDGSSLPPQFVEKLLEEIQSLKATVLSQEKRICDLENKLSKYTNGTA from the exons ATGAGTCGCAGCATCGTGCGCCAGAGCAAGTTCCGCCACGTCTTTGGGCAGGCGGCGAAAGCGGAGCAGAGCTACGATGACATCCGCGTCTCCAAGGTTACTTGGGACAGCTCCTTCTCCGCCGTCAACCCCAAGTTCCTGGCCGTCATCGTGGAGTCCAGCGGTGGGGGTGCCATCCTGGTGCTGCCCCTATCCAAG ACGGGCCGTCTGGATAAAAACTACCCCCTAGTGGCAGGTCACTCAGGCCCCGTCCTGGACATCGACTGGTGTCCCCACAACGACAACATCCTGGCCAGCTGTTCCGAGGACTGCACCGCCATG GTGTGGCAGATCACGGACCACACCCCCGTGCGCCACCTGACCGAGCCCGTCGTCATCCTGGAGGGGCACTCCAAGCGTGTGGGCATCATCAGCTGGCACCCCACAGCCCGAAACATCCTCCTCACCGCAG GCAGTGATAACCTGATCATCATCTGGAATGTTGGAACAGGGGAGCCCCTGATCTCCATGGACGACCACCCCGACCTCATCTACAGCGTCTGCTGGAACCGTAACGGGAGCCTCTTCTGCACCACCTGCAAGGACCGACGGCTGCGTGTGTGCGACCCGCGCAAGGGCGATGTGGTAGCG GAGCGGCTGGCCCCCCACGAGGGCATCCGGCCGATGAGAGCCATCTTCACCAGAGAGGGAAACATCTTCACCACAGGCTTCACTCGAATGAGCCAGAGGGAACTGGGCCTTTGGGACCCG ACGAGTTTTGAGGAGCCCATCGCACTGCTGGAGATGGACACCAGCAATGGGGTCCTGCTGCCGTTCTACGACGCAGACACCAACATTGTGTACCTGTGTGGAAAG GGCGATAGCAGCATCCGGTACTTTGAGATCACGGATGAGCACCCGTATGTCCACTACCTCAGCACCTATAGCAGCAAGGAGCCCCAGCGGGGAATGGGCTTCATGCCCAAGAGAGGCGTCGACGTCAGCAAGTGTGAGATTGCCAG GTTGTACAAGCTTCATGAGCGAAAGTGCGAGCCCATCATGATGACTGTGCCCAGGAAG TCGGACCTGTTCCAGGACGATCTGTACCCAGATACAGCAGGCCCAGAGCCTGCGCTGGAGCCTGAGGAGTGGCTGGCGGGCCGGGATGAGGGCCCAGTGCTGGTATCCCTGCGGGAGGGTTACGTGCCCCCAAAGAGCCGGGAGCTCAAGGTGGCCAGGAAGAATATCCTGGACTCACGGCCTGTGCCACGCCGGACCATGTCTTCCTGCGACGGCAGCAGCCTGCCA CCCCAATTTGTGGAGAAGCTGCTGGAGGAAATACAAAGTCTGAAGGCTACCGTCCTCTCTCAGGAAAAGCGAATTTGTGACCTGGAGAACAAGCTTTCAAAATATACCAATGGCACAGCTTGA
- the LOC111842933 gene encoding protein ABHD15, translating to MWIPSLSLPASARWVCIMWNGILCLLPSIILLLVACFLRLPQVWGLVGGLCRAALRVLWLCVCWCLDLPLSPPASMVHPSPQLLYKPTALAYFLLQRCASLAWSCPVGWPWDDPHLQTLAGFVGVSDKEIRFARDHLQMGDGGVVALDWAVWLEGAPHPRLKVELTAGQRALGCYSSCPPVLVVVPNAWGLVTPHLLGLCAQALRQGFYPVVFHSRGVAGCPLVTPRLQEFGDPSDLIQAISYIRSRHPSSTLLAISEGSGSGVLLSYLGECGSSSYLTAAACLSPILQGRLWFETALPSLYHWGVLLYRKLQLSRYESALSAVMDVDQVLGSSSLRHMEELMFCSGKAGGSKGGEDWEVYWDRNEPLRDADEVAVPVLCLRSHDDPLLPPVAALPTALFRSSPYFLLALTATGGHCGFQLPGTEGGSDTWWSHEMVLDYFAIVAEFLGAEETCGMPTGTSPGLRHRTNTMVNRRPRASQLRWDNTPNWPHAQTPTGGARRMGDQIGSAEKRDLFTWHRSYTR from the exons ATGTGGATCCCCAGTCTTTCCTTACCAGCTTCCGCACGATGGGTCTGCATCATGTGGAATGGAATTCTGTGCCTCCTGCCCTCAATAATTCTGCTCCTCGTCGCCTGTTTTCTGCGTTTGCCCCAGGTGTGGGGCCTCGTAGGGGGGCTGTGTCGGGCGGCACTCCGTGTGCTTTGGCTATGTGTTTGCTGGTGTCTGGATCTGCCGCTGTCCCCCCCAGCCAGCATGGTGCATCCCAGCCCTCAGCTCCTATACAAGCCTACGGCTCTGGCTTACTTCCTGCTCCAGCGCTGTGCCTCCCTGGCCTGGTCCTGCCCAGTTGGCTGGCCCTGGGACGACCCGCACCTCCAAACCCTCGCTGGTTTTGTGGGGGTCAGTGATAAGGAGATCCGCTTCGCCAGGGATCACCTCCAGATGGGGGATGGGGGCGTGGTTGCACTGGACTGGGCAGTATGGCTGGAAGGAGCCCCTCACCCACGTCTGAAGGTGGAGCTGACAGCCGGGCAGCGAGCCCTGGGGTGCTACTCCTCCTGCCCGCCTGTACTCGTTGTTGTGCCAAATGCATGGGGCCTTGTGACCCCCCACCTCCTGGGGCTGTGTGCCCAGGCACTCCGCCAGGGCTTCTACCCCGTGGTGTTCCACTCCAGGGGCGTTGCGGGCTGCCCACTGGTCACTCCCAGGCTTCAGGAATTCGGGGACCCCTCCGATTTGATCCAGGCCATCTCCTACATCCGCAGCCGCCACCCCAGCTCAACGCTCCTGGCCATCAGCGAGGGCTCTGGTTCCGGTGTGCTCCTCTCCTACCTTGGAGAGTGTGGCTCCTCCTCCTACCTGACAGCAGCAGCCTGCCTGTCCCCCATCCTCCAGGGAAGGCTGTGGTTCGAGACGGCCCTTCCTTCACTCTACCACTGGGGGGTGCTGCTGTACCGCAAACTTCAGCTGAGCAG GTACGAGAGCGCACTCAGTGCAGTGATGGACGTGGACCAGGTGCTGGGCTCCTCCTCTCTGCGCCACATGGAAGAGCTCATGTTCTGTTCCGGAAAGGCTGGTGGCAGCAAAGGCGGGGAGGACTGGGAAGTGTACTGGGATCGGAATGAGCCCCTGCGTGATGCAGATGAGGTGGCAGTGCCTGTGCTCTGCCTGCGCAGCCACGACGAcccactgctgccccctgttgCAGCCCTGCCCACGGCCCTTTTCCGCAGCAGTCCGTACTTCCTGCTGGCTCTGACTGCTACCGGTGGCCATTGTGGATTTCAGCTGCCTGGGACTGAAGGTGGTAGTGACACCTGGTGGAGCCATGAGATGGTACTGGATTATTTTGCCATAGTGGCGGAGTTCCTAGGGGCAGAGGAGACATGTGGGATGCCAACGGGAACCAGCCCAGGTCTTCGGCACAGGACCAACACCATGGTGAACCGTAGACCACGAGCCTCCCAGCTGAGGTGGGACAACACCCCCAATTGGCCTCATGCACAGACACCTACAGGGGGTGCCAGAAGGATGGGGGATCAGATCGGCTCTGCAGAGAAGCGGGACCTGTTCACTTGGCACAGATCTTACACCCGTTGA